One stretch of Castor canadensis chromosome 14, mCasCan1.hap1v2, whole genome shotgun sequence DNA includes these proteins:
- the LOC109695810 gene encoding large ribosomal subunit protein eL39-like, whose amino-acid sequence MSSHKTFRIKLFQDKKQKQITPTPQWIQMKTGNKTSYNFKTRY is encoded by the coding sequence ATGTCTTCTCACAAGACTTTCAGAATCAAACTATTCCAAgataagaaacaaaagcaaatcacTCCGACTCCCCAGTGGATTCAGATGAAAACTGGTAATAAAACCAGCTACAACTTCAAGACGAGATACTGA